The Miscanthus floridulus cultivar M001 chromosome 7, ASM1932011v1, whole genome shotgun sequence genome includes a region encoding these proteins:
- the LOC136463440 gene encoding protein ADP-ribosyltransferase PARP3, with amino-acid sequence MRKILEANEQDASGSEDAVVPRCEDMMFYGPLEKCPVCGGQLEFKGWKYKCTGNYSEWARCTFSTNDPSRKSGPIKVPDDIKDDFIRKWLKQHEGKEFPKRDVDEEAHIFSGMMIALSGRMSRSHGYFKEQIVKHGGKVNNSLLGVTCVVASPAERDKGGSGGFAEALERGTPVVSENWIIDSIEKKEVQPLAAYDIVSDLVPEGRGLPLGQLDPSEEAIETLAAEVKLAGNRSVHKDSKLDKDGGCVFEKDGIIYNCAFAVCDLGCQMNELCIMQLVIVPENRLHLFYKKGPIGHDQMAEERVEDFGSRVNDAIKEFVRLFEEVTGNEFEPWERQKKFEKKSMKMYPLDMDVGVDVRHGGAALRQLGSAAAHCKLDLSVSFLVKQLCGQEIYRYALMEMAQDLPDLPIGMLTDLHLKRGEDMLLQMRGDAESVAESGPEADAFWTEVSSKWFTLFPTTRPYTMRGFEQIADSVASGFETVRDINDASHLIGDVFGSTLDDPLSECYKKLGCSINPVTEDSEDYKMILKYLEKTYEPVKVEDVVYGVSVERIYAVESSEFPSYEKIKNLPNKILLWCGTTSSNLLRHLHKGFLPAVCHLPVPGYMFGKAIVCSDAAAEAARYGFTAVDRPEGYLVLAVASLGEEIKEVIGTPGAEEARVLEEKKMGVKGVGRKTPDEWEHITWRDGVTVPCCKLVPSANKDGPLEYNEYAVYDPKQVSICFLVGVKYEEQNMEVVPDDE; translated from the exons ATGCGCAAGATCCTTGAAGCCAATGAGCAAGATGCTTCTGGATCAGAGGATGCAGTCGTTCCAAGATG TGAGGATATGATGTTCTATGGGCCTCTCGAGAAGTGCCCAGTATGTGGTGGTCAGCTTGAATTTAAGGGGTGGAAATACAAGTGCACTGGCAACTACAGCGAGTGGGCACGCTGTACTTTCAGTACTAACGACCCTTCAAGGAAAAGTGGTCCTATAAAAGTTCCTGATGACATAAAAGATGATTTCATCCGCAAG TGGCTGAAGCAACATGAAGGAAAGGAGTTCCCTAAACGTGATGTTGATGAAGAGGCCCATATCTTCTCCGGCATGATGATTGCCTTGTCTGGACGGATGTCACGCTCACAT GGTTACTTCAAGGAGCAGATTGTGAAGCATGGAGGGAAGGTCAACAATTCCTTGCTTG GTGTTACCTGTGTAGTGGCTTCTCCAGCTGAGAGAGATAAAGGTGGCTCTGGAGGATTTGCTGAAGCACT GGAGCGTGGAACTCCTGTTGTTAGTGAGAATTGGATAATTGATAGTATCGAGAAGAAGGAAGTTCAGCCTTTAGCTGCCTATGATATTGTTTCTGACCTTGTTCCGGAAGGCCGAGGACTACCACTGGGCCAACTTGATCCAAGTGAGGAGGCCATTGAGACCTTAGCTGCAGAG GTTAAACTTGCTGGCAATAGATCTGTCCACAAGGACTCTAAACTCGATAAAGATGGTGGATGTGTCTTTGAGAAGGATGGCATAATCTACAACTGTGCTTTTGCTGTATGCGATCTAGGATGCCAGATGAATGA GTTATGCATCATGCAGCTGGTTATTGTCCCTGAAAATCGTTTACACCTATTCTACAAGAAAGGTCCAATTGGTCATGACCAGATGGCAGAGGAACGAGTGGAGGATTTTGGTAGCCGTGTCAATGATGCTATTAAAGAATTTGTTCGGCTGTTTGAGGAGGTTACTGGAAATGAGTTTGAGCCTTGGGAAAGGCAGAAGAAGTTTGAGAAGAAGAGTATGAAGATGTATCCCTTGGACATG GATGTTGGGGTTGACGTGCGTCATGGAGGTGCAGCACTTCGTCAGTTGGGTTCTGCAGCAGCACACTGCAAGCTTGATCTTTCTGTTTCTTTCCTTGTGAAACAGTTATGTGGCCAAGAGATTTACAG GTATGCTTTGATGGAGATGGCCCAGGACCTGCCTGACCTTCCCATAGGGATGCTTACTGATCTCCATCTGAAGAGAG GGGAGGATATGCTGCTTCAGATGAGAGGAGATGCAGAGTCGGTAGCAGAGTCTGGCCCAGAAGCAGATGCATTCTGGACTGAAGTCAGCAGCAAATGGTTCACTCTGTTTCCCACAACTCGACCATACACGATGAGGGGGTTTGAGCAGATTGCTGACAGT GTAGCATCAGGTTTTGAGACAGTACGTGATATAAACGACGCATCTCATCTCATTGGGGATGTGTTCGGTTCGACTTTGGACGATCCACTGTCTGAATGCTACAAGAAGCTCGGTTGTTCGATCAATCCTGTTACTGAGGATTCAGAAGATTACAAGATGATTCTGAAGTACCTAGAGAAAACATACGAGCCTGTCAAGGTGGAGGATGTG GTCTATGGTGTGTCTGTTGAGAGGATATATGCTGTTGAATCCAGTGAATTTCCTTCTTACGAGAAAATAAAGAATCTGCCAAACAAAATTCTTCTCTGGTGTG GGACTACAAGCTCTAACTTGCTTAGGCACCTGCATAAAGGATTCCTGCCTGCTGTCTGTCATCTTCCTGTGCCAGGGTACATG TTCGGCAAAGCCATAGTCTGTTctgatgcagcagctgaagcggCTCGTTACGGCTTCACTGCAGTGGACCGCCCAGAAGGGTACCTGGTGCTGGCGGTGGCCTCTCTGGGAGAAGAGATCAAAGAAGTAATCGGAACACCAGGGGCAGAG GAGGCACGAGTCTTGGAAGAGAAGAAGATGGGCGTGAAAGGTGTCGGGAGGAAGACTCCCGACGAGTGGGAGCACATCACCTGGAGGGACGGCGTGACGGTCCCCTGCTGCAAGCTGGTGCCGTCGGCGAACAAGGACGGCCCGCTCGAGTACAACGAGTATGCTGTGTACGACCCCAAGCag GTGAGCATCTGCTTCCTGGTTGGGGTGAAGTACGAGGAGCAGAACATGGAGGTGGTGCCGGACGACGAGTGA